The genomic interval GGTTAAGGATCATCCAGTTAACTTAAAAAGAATTGAGGAAGGAAAACCTCCGGCAAACATTGTCATCCCTCGTGGTGCAGGTGAAGTTCCTGTTGTCGATTCATTAAATGATAAATATGAAGTAAACTCAGCATGTATTGCAGAAACAGGACTTATCATGGGAATTGGAAGATTTGCAGGAATGGATATCATCGAAATGGAGGATGTAACCGGTGGAATAGATACTAACTTAGAAAATATTCGTGATACTATCATAGATCAAGTTAAGAACTCCGAACACGACTTTTTCTTAGTAAACATCGATGGGGCTGATGAAGCAGGGCATGATGGTCAAACTAAAGAGAAAAAAGAGTTCATAGAAAAAGTCGATTGTGTTATTATGGGCGAATTAATGAAACTTGACAATGTTTATATTTATTTAACAGCCGATCATTCAACTCCAATTTCAGTAATGAATCATTCAGGAGATCCTGTACCTGTGCTTATTAGAGGTCCTGAAGTAAGGGTGGATGATGTTAAAGAATTTTCTGAGAGAGCCTGTGCTAAAGGAGGCCTTAATAGGATTAGAGGATCAGATGTAATGAATATTATGATGGATTTAATGAATTATGCTCATAAATTCGGTGCATAGGTGGTATTATGGTAGCAAAAAAACTATTTGGAACATCAGGAATCAGAGGAAGAATAGGATCTGAAGTAACTTGTGAACTTGCATTAAATGTAGGTAAATCTTTAGCTTACTATTTAGGTAATTCTGGAACTGTAGTTTTAGGTTATGATACAAGAACAACTAATCAGATGTTGGATCAAGCAATTTGTGCAGGTTTGCTTGAAAGTGGTGTTGATGTTATAAAAATAGGTATGGTTCCAACTCCATTAGTCGGTTATGCTACTGAAAAACTTGATGCTGATGCAGGAATCATGTTAACCGCCTCCCATAATCCTTCACAGTATAACGGAATTAAATTATGGAATAAAAATGGAATGGCATACACTTCCAAACAAGAAACAGAAATTGAAAAAATTTATGCAAATAATGATTATATTTCAGTTAACTGGGATAAAATAGGTAAGTTAAGTGT from Methanobrevibacter gottschalkii DSM 11977 carries:
- a CDS encoding 2,3-bisphosphoglycerate-independent phosphoglycerate mutase translates to MKGLILIMDGMGDRPIKELGNKTPLEAANTPNMDKMAEEGITGIMDSIAPGIIPGSDTAHLSILGYNPYEVYTGRGPFEANGVGVDVLPGDIAFRCNFSTADENLIVTDRRAGRIKEGTEEIVEELNKMVLEDYPEIKIIFKESTGHRAVLVLRGEGLSGKVSDADPKVEGNKPKEVKALDDTQEAKKTADILNKLVFKTYEMVKDHPVNLKRIEEGKPPANIVIPRGAGEVPVVDSLNDKYEVNSACIAETGLIMGIGRFAGMDIIEMEDVTGGIDTNLENIRDTIIDQVKNSEHDFFLVNIDGADEAGHDGQTKEKKEFIEKVDCVIMGELMKLDNVYIYLTADHSTPISVMNHSGDPVPVLIRGPEVRVDDVKEFSERACAKGGLNRIRGSDVMNIMMDLMNYAHKFGA